AGCGTTCGTAACCTTAAAAAAGACATTAACTACGTATTGGGCGATATCATCGAGGCCGTTTACCTGTATGAGCTGGCTACATCGGGAAAACCGAGCGTGGAAAGCAATGCCGTGATCGAAGAAGCCATCGTGGCGTTCGATACCTTGATCGCGAAAGTGAATGCTGTGAAGGGAAATGACAAAAAAGCGTCATTCAAAGCCATCAACGCGGAACTGGAAGAAACAGCCAACGCACTGGTAGCCAAAATCAACGCGCTACAGTAATAAAAAAAGCGGCTAAAAAACAGGCCTGACTTTTGGTTTTTTGGGAAGAGCCTGTATATTTGCACGTGTAAATGCCGGTGTAGCTCAGTTGGCCAGAGCAGTTGATTTGTAATCATCAGGTCGTGGGTTCGAATCCCTCCATCGGCTCAGCAAACCATCCTTGTGATGGTTTTTTTATGGACAAAAAAAGCCATCCTTTCCGGATGGCTTTTTGTTTTTACTGACCGGCTTTCAACCGCTCTTTGTAGTACTTTTCCAGTCGCTGTCCATACAGCGATTTCGCTACTTTCGGTGTCATCGAGGTACGGATGGTATCGAGGTATTTCAGGCTCACATCCGGGATGGCAGACAGCGCGACATAAGGCGCTACTTCCTGGTCGCGGTGGTTGACCGCAAAATTGACGGCATAGAGGTAGCGGCGCTTTAAATTCGACTCCGACACCTTTTCGAGGCTATCCAGACGCTCCGGTTTCCCGAGTCGCTGTGCACGGAGTTTCTCAACGATCAGGTTCGTATTCTGGTCGGTGAAACGACTGTCTACCTTACGGAATTCGTCATACAACGCATGGTTTTTCGACCCCGTAATCTTTGCATCGGCAAAAAAGGCATCGAGCGTCGTCTCGATGTTCATATTGCCCGGTTCAGCAAAAAAGGGCAGACGGTCATCAATTGAGTTGGTCGTGCCGCGGTCGAGTACGAGTACAAACATTTCCGGCGACGTGACATTCAGCCAGGTTTCAAAATGGGAATCATTGTCAATACGGATGCTATCCAATACGACCAATGACGTATCCACCTGTTTTTTGATATAAAGTGTTCCTTTCCCGAGTCCTTTGACATTTCCGGTGAGGTGCAGGTTTCCTTCTTTCTTCGTATCCTGGCACGCAACCAGCAACACCACGCCGGCCAGGGCCGCAACCAATCGTTTCATCTGTTTTGAGTTTGCGCAAAATAAAGAAAAAATCCCCAAAGCGCGGGCCTTGGGGATTTTACATTAGGGTGTTTTTTCACTATCCTTTCAACCAGGCATTGCGAAGCGCCTGTTTTTCGGCTCCGGAGGCGTTGTAGCCTTCCTCCTCGGTCGACGGAAGCACCACTTTTCCGGATACGGTTTTCTCTTCTGTACCGCGGCGGATCTTTAACGTAACCGCATCGCCTTCCTTCCAGCCTATACTTGCCATGACGAGGTCGTAAATATTATTGACGTTGTAGGCGGTGCCATTGGCTTCCAACAGCACGTCATTTCCTTCAATACCCAGGTTCTTGGCAAAGGCGTTATCAAGGCCCGGCAGGAAGTAAATCTCGCTCTTCGGATTCACCCCGATATACGGCGTCTGCATGTCTTTCAGCAGGGGCATCCCCTTCTTGTTGTATTTTCCTTTCACGACGCCCATTTTGGCGAAGTACTCACTATACGGGATCGGTGTTTCGCCCGCCACATACTTGTCAAGGAACGCGCCGACTTCCGGATACGTCATTTGCGTGATTTCGGCAAACAAAGCCTCGTCCTCAAACGGTTTTCCCGCGCCGTATTTGGCTGACAGGCGTTGCATCATGTCGAGGATACCCCGTTGTCCGTTGCTTTTCTCACGGATGATGATATCGATGCACATGCCGATAAGGGCCCCTTTCTCATATACGTTCTGGTATTGGTCTTTATACGGTTTCACCAATACGTTCTGGCTCATTTTCGTAAACGACATTTTGTCGTCCATGCGCGAGGCGTTTTCGATTTTACCGGTCATCCGGTCGAGGAACTCCTGCTCCGAAATCAATCCCTGGTTCACCTGGAACAAATTCGCAAAATACTCCGTTACGCCTTCGTACATCCAAAGGTGTTTCGACATCTTTGGCGCGTTGAAATCAAAATACTGGATTTCTTTTGAGTGGATGGTCAGCGGCGTTACAATGTGGAAAAATTCGTGTGACACGACGTCACGCAATTGCGCTCCAAGACCTTCCACACCCATCGATTCCGGCATCACGACAGTTGTACAGGTGGGGTGTTCAAGTGCCCCGAATCCTTTGGCATCCGTTTCCGAAAGCGTCGAAAGGTAAATAAGGATGCTGTATTTCTTGGTCGAATTGAAGTTTCCGAGGAAGGCTTTCTGCGCCGTCATCATCTCTTTCAAATCGGGGGTGATGGCCTCGGCGGTAATAGTGCCATTGGGTGAATACACCGCAATCAGGATATCCATGCCGTTGATTTGGAATTCGGTATGGTCAGGTGTGGAATACATAATCGGATTCTCGACGAGTTCCGCATACCGCGACACCGTAAAGCGATCTGCGGTTGGAGATGCATCGAGATCAGTCATCGACGTGGCGCCCCAAAGTCCGGCCGGATGCGATACCGTCATTTCATAAGGCGTTTCCATAAACTCCTTGAAATAGCCGACAAAGGCCTGGGTATTGACCAGGAAGTTCTTATTCGCGTCAATATTACTTCCCACCGGCGAAAAAATATCGTGTTTCCCTTCGATATCAAACGTGTCATTCACGAGATACGTAATCTTGGCGAGTTTTTTCGCGCCTACAATCGTCCAGGAATTCACATCGGTTTTTTCCACCACCAATGGCTTCCCGTCGGTTCCTACGGCTTTCAGGTCATCGATGTACTTTCCGAAATCGTCTTCCGAATACGTACCCGGAACGGTTTTGGGAATAAAATAGGTGATCTTGTCCGTGGCGATCTTGGGCACCGAAACGGTAACCTGTACTTTATCGTCGACCACATTCGTCAGATCCAGATTCGCTTTTAGGGCGTTTTGTGCAAAAGAGGCGACGCCCGTCAGCAGGACGACACACCACATCAAAGGTTTTGTCATATTGTTTCCGATTTGGGAGGTAAGACTACCAACCTTCGATATTGTTACGGCAGCGCGTCGTTTTTCGGTCTTATTTGACCTCGCGCGTAGGCGGTCGCTTCGGACGGAAGGGCATCTTCAGCAGTTCGGTGAGGCGGTTGTGCTCGCGTTCGTCGGGATGGGTGTCGATGCCATATACGACATCGGTGGCCGGAAGTTCGCGATAGGTCCCGAAGAGCCGGTCCCACAACGAAAAGATATTACCGTAATTCGAGTCGGTATAGGGTAAGCGATAATGGTGGTGCACTTTGTGCATATCAGGCGACACCAGCACAAACCGCAGCGTCTTATCCAACCACAGGGGCAATTGGATGTTGGCGTGGTTGAACTGCGAAAAAACAACAGACAACGATTGGTACATGAATACCATCCACATCGGCGCGCCCGCTAAAAACGTCCCGACGATCGTAAACGCAAATCGGATCACGCTTTCGCCCGGATGGTGCCGGTTGGCCGACGTAGTATCGAGCCAGGTATCGGTGTGGTGTATGAGATGGAAACGCCACAGCACGCTCACTTTATGCTCTGCAAGGTGGGCAAAGTAGGCTCCGAAGAGATCGAGTATCATGAGTCCGGCCAACGTATACAGCCACAACGGTAAGTCAGATAAGAGGTTCAACACTCCGATTTCATGAGCGGCGGCCCATTCCGCGGTTTGCAGCAACAGGAACGCCATGACAAAATTGACGACGATGGTTGTGGCCGTAAAGAAGAAATTGATGCCCGCATGCTGCCATTTGCTGTAGGAAAAGGAGGCAAACGGACGTGCATTCTCAATCAGCCAGAAAAAGGTAATCCCCCCGGCCAGGATGAGGGCGCGGTGCCAGGACGGAATGGTCTCGAAATACTGTACGATGGTTTCCATGATTATAAAGGAAAATGAACGATAAAGGTACTGCCGGATTGGCCGTCGCTTTCCACGGTGATCTTACCGCCGAGCGCCTCAACCTGTGTTTTGGTCATAAAAAGGCCAATTCCTTTCGCATCGGTGTTTCGATGGAAAATCTGCCGCATGCCAAAAATTTTATGCCCGTATTTCGAAAGGTCGATGCCAAGGCCATTGTCTTTCACCGTCAGTTTGACGTAATGGGTGAGTTTCTCGGTGCGGATCTCGATGAGGGGTTTGCGATCCGGATGACTGTATTTCAAGGCGTTGCTGACCAGGTTTTGTAGTATACTCTCAGCATAAATCTTCGGGAAGCGGATAAATGGCGCGCGGTCAAATTCAGATATAACCTGTGCCTCTTTTTCCAGTATTTGTCCCTGCAACGTCGCACAGACGTGCTGGCACATATCGCTCAATGCCACTTGCTCACGCTCGATGCCCGTATTGTTCTTGATATGGAGTACGTCAATAAGTTCGTTAAGCGTTTCATTGAGATTGACCGATACCTTCTTCAGCATTTCAAATACGGTTCGGTAATCGTCAATCGTACTGTCATCGTTGATGATATCGACCAATGACGAAATGTTGGCCGCCGGCGACCGCAGGTTGTGCGAGGTGATGTTGGCAAAATCGTTGAGTTGGCGGTTCTGCATGGCCATTTTATGCGTCATTTTGCGTTGCATGTGGATACTCCGCACCGTCTGCACCGTGGTGCGTCGGATCTGCAGGTAGCCAAAGACCACCA
This genomic interval from Flavobacterium sp. HJ-32-4 contains the following:
- a CDS encoding DUF4369 domain-containing protein, which gives rise to MKRLVAALAGVVLLVACQDTKKEGNLHLTGNVKGLGKGTLYIKKQVDTSLVVLDSIRIDNDSHFETWLNVTSPEMFVLVLDRGTTNSIDDRLPFFAEPGNMNIETTLDAFFADAKITGSKNHALYDEFRKVDSRFTDQNTNLIVEKLRAQRLGKPERLDSLEKVSESNLKRRYLYAVNFAVNHRDQEVAPYVALSAIPDVSLKYLDTIRTSMTPKVAKSLYGQRLEKYYKERLKAGQ
- a CDS encoding peptidase M61; the protein is MTKPLMWCVVLLTGVASFAQNALKANLDLTNVVDDKVQVTVSVPKIATDKITYFIPKTVPGTYSEDDFGKYIDDLKAVGTDGKPLVVEKTDVNSWTIVGAKKLAKITYLVNDTFDIEGKHDIFSPVGSNIDANKNFLVNTQAFVGYFKEFMETPYEMTVSHPAGLWGATSMTDLDASPTADRFTVSRYAELVENPIMYSTPDHTEFQINGMDILIAVYSPNGTITAEAITPDLKEMMTAQKAFLGNFNSTKKYSILIYLSTLSETDAKGFGALEHPTCTTVVMPESMGVEGLGAQLRDVVSHEFFHIVTPLTIHSKEIQYFDFNAPKMSKHLWMYEGVTEYFANLFQVNQGLISEQEFLDRMTGKIENASRMDDKMSFTKMSQNVLVKPYKDQYQNVYEKGALIGMCIDIIIREKSNGQRGILDMMQRLSAKYGAGKPFEDEALFAEITQMTYPEVGAFLDKYVAGETPIPYSEYFAKMGVVKGKYNKKGMPLLKDMQTPYIGVNPKSEIYFLPGLDNAFAKNLGIEGNDVLLEANGTAYNVNNIYDLVMASIGWKEGDAVTLKIRRGTEEKTVSGKVVLPSTEEEGYNASGAEKQALRNAWLKG
- a CDS encoding sterol desaturase family protein, with translation METIVQYFETIPSWHRALILAGGITFFWLIENARPFASFSYSKWQHAGINFFFTATTIVVNFVMAFLLLQTAEWAAAHEIGVLNLLSDLPLWLYTLAGLMILDLFGAYFAHLAEHKVSVLWRFHLIHHTDTWLDTTSANRHHPGESVIRFAFTIVGTFLAGAPMWMVFMYQSLSVVFSQFNHANIQLPLWLDKTLRFVLVSPDMHKVHHHYRLPYTDSNYGNIFSLWDRLFGTYRELPATDVVYGIDTHPDEREHNRLTELLKMPFRPKRPPTREVK
- a CDS encoding CHASE3 domain-containing protein — encoded protein: MRKFSLLTKIDLSFAVGGVLFVALFYAIFATARTVQQNRSTIMETNEICTVLDKILTSTVSIETSSRGYTITGQEKFLNLYKLGNRDLEVLVDSLHDLSQSIHGDVREVEALKQMIGEKQRISASIVEARRLVGEEAATTIIASGRGKELMDKIRVFIIKYQRQQQQQLAKRLEEIDHNVRVRDSLFIIFVICTFGLVVFGYLQIRRTTVQTVRSIHMQRKMTHKMAMQNRQLNDFANITSHNLRSPAANISSLVDIINDDSTIDDYRTVFEMLKKVSVNLNETLNELIDVLHIKNNTGIEREQVALSDMCQHVCATLQGQILEKEAQVISEFDRAPFIRFPKIYAESILQNLVSNALKYSHPDRKPLIEIRTEKLTHYVKLTVKDNGLGIDLSKYGHKIFGMRQIFHRNTDAKGIGLFMTKTQVEALGGKITVESDGQSGSTFIVHFPL